A window of the Sporosarcina sp. FSL K6-2383 genome harbors these coding sequences:
- the moaA gene encoding GTP 3',8-cyclase MoaA, with the protein MEAIVDKLGRPIRDLRISVTDRCNFRCSYCMPKEIFGDDYVFLPKKELLSFEEIERFSRLFASLGVKKLRLTGGEPLMRRDLPELIAKLMGIEGIEDIGLTTNGVLLKQYAKPLYDAGLRRLNMSLDALDPEIFGKLNGRGIKPELILSNIDYAQKIGFEIKVNMVVQKGVNEGEILPMAAYFKERGITLRFIEFMDVGNDNGWSFEKVVTKKEIYEMLKAEHNMEPADQDYYGEVAKRYRYTDNGAQVGFITSVSESFCSTCTRARLSSDGKLYTCLFASDGFDLRELIRSGLSDAELLDAITGVWQGRGDRYSDERTEQTVQTAKNRKKIGMSYIGG; encoded by the coding sequence ATGGAAGCAATCGTAGATAAGCTGGGAAGACCGATTCGGGATCTCCGAATATCGGTAACAGACCGCTGTAACTTCAGATGTTCTTATTGCATGCCGAAGGAAATATTCGGTGATGATTATGTGTTTCTACCGAAAAAAGAATTGCTATCGTTTGAAGAAATTGAACGGTTTTCACGTCTATTTGCTTCGTTGGGCGTTAAGAAGCTTCGTTTAACAGGCGGTGAACCGTTAATGCGCCGTGATCTACCTGAATTGATTGCGAAGCTAATGGGGATTGAAGGTATTGAGGATATCGGATTGACGACGAATGGCGTGTTGCTGAAACAATATGCAAAGCCTTTGTATGATGCAGGTCTTCGCCGTTTGAATATGAGCCTTGACGCATTAGACCCGGAGATTTTCGGCAAATTAAACGGGCGGGGCATTAAACCGGAGCTCATTCTTTCCAATATCGATTATGCACAAAAAATTGGTTTTGAAATTAAAGTCAATATGGTCGTTCAAAAAGGCGTCAATGAGGGTGAAATTCTTCCGATGGCGGCTTATTTTAAAGAGCGTGGCATTACATTGCGTTTCATCGAGTTTATGGATGTGGGGAATGACAATGGCTGGAGCTTTGAAAAAGTGGTCACGAAAAAAGAGATTTATGAAATGCTGAAAGCTGAACATAATATGGAGCCGGCAGATCAGGATTATTATGGTGAAGTTGCAAAACGTTATCGTTATACGGATAATGGAGCTCAGGTTGGTTTTATCACATCTGTGTCGGAATCGTTCTGTTCAACATGTACACGGGCAAGGCTGTCATCGGATGGTAAATTGTATACGTGTTTGTTTGCTTCAGATGGATTTGATTTACGGGAATTGATTCGCAGTGGATTGTCGGATGCGGAATTGCTTGATGCAATTACGGGTGTTTGGCAGGGCCGGGGGGACCGCTATTCGGATGAACGTACCGAACAAACTGTGCAAACGGCGAAAAATCGTAAGAAGATTGGTATGAGTTATATTGGTGGATGA
- a CDS encoding molybdenum cofactor guanylyltransferase, with product MMKTVGIILAGGLSRRFGSPKAFAKLGERYFYELAKEALKAHCDEVIIVTRQELLKCFPKDIKAITDIMDYMGLGPLAGILSAMESVEADRYIVLPCDMPYVDETVIGKLLLQHEQGVTSVVVDGRQHPLVSIWDYSVKDNLQDALENEQLRVLPVLASSGVRWIDGGLLTDDEKRVFTNVNTPEVLERN from the coding sequence ATGATGAAGACGGTTGGTATCATTCTGGCGGGCGGACTTTCTCGACGATTTGGTTCTCCGAAAGCGTTTGCCAAGCTGGGTGAGCGGTATTTTTATGAGCTTGCTAAGGAAGCATTGAAAGCGCATTGTGACGAAGTAATTATCGTGACAAGGCAGGAGCTTTTGAAGTGTTTTCCTAAAGATATAAAAGCAATAACTGATATAATGGATTATATGGGACTCGGTCCGCTTGCAGGGATCCTGTCTGCGATGGAATCTGTGGAAGCGGACCGCTATATCGTGTTGCCTTGCGATATGCCATATGTCGATGAAACGGTTATTGGGAAGTTATTGTTACAACATGAACAAGGTGTAACTTCGGTCGTGGTAGATGGACGGCAGCATCCACTGGTTTCTATTTGGGATTACAGTGTGAAAGACAATCTCCAAGATGCTTTGGAAAACGAGCAATTACGCGTTCTACCTGTTCTTGCGAGTAGTGGCGTTAGGTGGATAGATGGCGGTTTATTGACTGACGATGAAAAACGAGTGTTTACAAATGTGAATACACCTGAGGTATTGGAAAGGAACTGA